One genomic region from Bactrocera tryoni isolate S06 chromosome 3, CSIRO_BtryS06_freeze2, whole genome shotgun sequence encodes:
- the LOC120772420 gene encoding segmentation polarity homeobox protein engrailed, which yields MALEDRCSPQSAPSPPGLPQSPHQPQRLSQQQQQIHQLQYSPTAASTVLDMSLHTHPPPPPPPHVAAATTSPTMLPHPVSAASNAAAAATLYHQHQQLQHLHHLQQLQQLHQQQLVNAAAFHHHPGFDAAAATALAAANHAATLQQRLVASPGATSTPSSTPASTMTIKEEENDSIIGDSFNGDALAGSAQMRGNTTEDDDAEDEAEDEDDDIDVDDVDDATPSGATQRTPPPAHQQSAKPTLAFSISNILSDRFGGNEAASRSANESLGAGAASKQTHLHANSIFRPFDAARSATPSAFTRVDLLEFSRQQQAAAAAATAAMMLERANFLNCFNPAAYPRIHEEIVNSRMRRSGVLPPTGGLKNGESVTNSAAVGGMGAMEKSALGSLCKAVSQIGQTVAAPVCSSASSAASASSIASPPPASNASSASSSTSAGSSLNSSPTSRSLPSQSSSPQPIPPPSAVSRDSGMESSDDTRSEAGSTTTDGGKNEVWPAWVYCTRYSDRPSSGPRYRRPKQPKDKTTDEKRPRTAFSSEQLARLKREFNENRYLTERRRQQLSAELGLNEAQIKIWFQNKRAKIKKSSGSKNPLALQLMAQGLYNHTTVPLTKEEEELEMRMNGQIP from the exons ATGGCCCTAGAGGATCGCTGCAGTCCGCAATCTGCTCCAAGTCCACCTGGCCTACCGCAATCACCGCACCAGCCGCAACGCctcagccaacaacaacaacaaatacatcaACTGCAATATAGCCCAACTGCCGCCAGCACCGTACTGGACATGAGTCTGCATACACatccgccaccaccaccaccgccacaCGTAGCCGCGGCTACTACATCGCCCACAATGTTGCCACATCCTGTAAGCGCAGCCAGCAATGCCGCCGCTGCGGCCACACTCTATCACCAACACCAGCAATTGCAGCATTTGCATCAtctacaacaattacaacaactacaTCAGCAGCAATTGGTGAATGCCGCCGCTTTCCATCATCATCCCGGTTTCGATGCGGCTGCCGCGACCGCTTTGGCGGCGGCCAATCATGCGGCCACATTGCAACAGCGCTTGGTGGCCTCACCGGGCGCCACCTCCACACCGTCATCTACACCCGCTTCGACGATGACCATCAAGGAGGAGGAGAATGATTCGATTATTGGTGATAGTTTTAATGGTGATGCACTTGCTGGCAGCGCACAAATGCGTGGCAATACAACGGAAGATGACGATGCGGAGGATGAGGCGGAAGATGAAGACGACGATATCGATGTGGACGATGTGGATGATGCGACACCGAGTGGCGCCACACAACGCACACCACCGCCCGCACATCAACAATCCGCCAAGCCGACACTCGCCTTCTCGATCTCCAACATACTTAGCGATCGCTTTGGTGGCAACGAAGCGGCCAGCCGCAGCGCGAATGAGTCCCTTGGCGCCGGCGCTGCGTCGAAGCAAACGCACTTGCATGCGAATAGCATATTTCGTCCTTTCGATGCCGCACGTTCCGCCACACCATCTGCCTTTACACGCGTCGATCTGCTCGAATTCAGTCGACAGCAACAAGCGGCGGCCGCCGCCGCCACTGCGGCCATGATGCTGGAACGCGCCAACTTCTTGAACTGCTTCAATCCCGCCGCCTATCCACGTATCCATGAAGAGATCGTCAATAGCCGCATGCGACGCAGTGGTGTCTTGCCACCAACCGGTGGTCTGAAAAACGGTGAGTCCGTTACAAACTCTGCTGCCGTCGGCGGAATGGGCGCTATGGAAAAGTCTGCTTTAGGCTCACTCTGCAAAGCAGTCTCGCAGATTGGTCAAACTGTTGCGGCGCCAGTTTGTTCGAGCGCCTCATCCGCGGCCAGCGCATCGAGCATAGCCAGTCCACCACCCGCTTCCAATGCATCCAGCGCGTCATCGTCCACATCGGCCGGCAGCTCACTCAATTCGTCGCCCACCAGCCGCAGTTTGCCCAGCCAAAGCAGCAGCCCGCAGCCTATACCGCCGCCATCGGCCGTGAGTCGGGACTCCGGCATGGAGTCGTCCGATGACACACGCTCCGAAGCGGGCTCTACGACCACGGATGGTGGCAAGAATGAAGTGTGGCCGGCGTGGGTATATTGTACGCGCTACAGCGATCGACCAAGCTCCG GTCCACGCTATCGTCGCCCCAAGCAGCCAAAGGACAAAACCACTGATGAGAAACGGCCGCGCACCGCCTTCTCCAGCGAACAGTTGGCACGTTTGAag CgcgaattcaatgaaaatcgTTACCTCACCGAGCGTCGCCGTCAACAGCTGAGCGCCGAATTGGGTCTGAATGAGGCGCAAATCAAGATTTGGTTCCAGAATAAGCGCGCTAAAATCAAGAAATCCTCAGGCTCGAAAAATCCACTCGCGCTGCAGCTGATGGCACAAGGTCTCTACAATCACACCACAGTGCCGTTGACGAAAGAAGAGGAGGAGCTTGAGATGCGCATGAACGGGCAAATACCGTAA